One Fibrobacter sp. genomic window carries:
- the ruvA gene encoding Holliday junction branch migration protein RuvA, translating into MIERIKGILAEKSPTFVVVDVNGVGYGVNISAYTAGKLPEEGAEVLLYTNLVVREDSMTLFGFADKTEKNIFLMLLDVNGVGPKMAQRILSGVSPADLLNMIASDNKSALSKIKGLGKKTCEQMTLSLKDKAATLLQALGDVEGSGITGMGALTGAKMEAVLALHTLGVKDPSAEKAVMKAAEILGDSADAAALIPEALKYL; encoded by the coding sequence ATGATCGAAAGAATTAAAGGCATTCTTGCAGAAAAATCCCCCACTTTCGTGGTCGTGGACGTGAACGGAGTCGGTTACGGCGTGAACATTTCGGCATACACCGCAGGCAAGCTGCCCGAAGAAGGCGCAGAGGTTTTGCTCTACACGAACCTCGTGGTCCGCGAAGATTCCATGACGCTGTTCGGGTTTGCCGACAAGACCGAAAAGAACATTTTCCTGATGCTGCTCGACGTGAATGGCGTCGGCCCCAAGATGGCACAACGCATCCTGAGCGGCGTCTCCCCCGCCGACCTCCTGAACATGATAGCCAGCGACAACAAGTCGGCACTTTCCAAAATCAAGGGTCTCGGCAAAAAGACCTGCGAGCAGATGACGCTCAGCCTGAAGGACAAGGCAGCAACACTCCTGCAGGCGCTCGGCGACGTGGAAGGTTCGGGCATCACCGGCATGGGCGCCCTCACCGGAGCGAAGATGGAAGCCGTTCTCGCGCTGCATACCCTCGGCGTCAAAGACCCGTCCGCAGAAAAAGCCGTCATGAAGGCAGCCGAAATTCTGGGCGACAGCGCCGATGCAGCAGCGCTTATCCCCGAGGCATTGAAGTATCTTTAA